Proteins from a genomic interval of Nocardioides jishulii:
- a CDS encoding alpha/beta fold hydrolase — MTAVAAPLHTVQLGEKGSPLVFCHGLFGQGRNWTQIGKQFAQDHRVLLVDLPNHGQSPWTEQVDLVEDADRLADQLRPLGPVALVGHSMGGKVAMLTALRHPEVVERLVVVDISPVTYRHLGEFSGYIDAMKAIDLGQLERRDQADAALQEAVPSRGVRGFLLQNLRRDADGRWAWVANLDALRKHLADIGGWPDEWTEGVEPYEGPVLWIAGADSHYVKEEYAPAMEALFPRVRRVTIKNAGHWVHSERPDVFVEVLERFVS; from the coding sequence GTGACGGCAGTCGCCGCCCCCCTGCACACCGTGCAGCTGGGGGAGAAGGGCAGTCCGCTCGTCTTCTGCCACGGGCTCTTCGGCCAGGGACGCAACTGGACCCAGATCGGCAAGCAGTTCGCCCAGGACCACCGAGTGCTCCTGGTCGACCTCCCCAACCACGGCCAGTCGCCGTGGACCGAGCAGGTCGACCTCGTCGAGGACGCCGACCGGCTGGCTGACCAGCTCAGGCCCTTGGGGCCCGTCGCGCTGGTGGGCCACTCGATGGGTGGCAAGGTGGCGATGCTGACGGCGCTGCGTCACCCGGAGGTGGTCGAGCGGCTCGTCGTCGTCGACATCTCGCCGGTGACCTACCGCCACCTGGGCGAGTTCTCCGGCTACATCGACGCAATGAAGGCGATTGACCTCGGCCAGCTCGAGCGCCGGGACCAGGCTGATGCGGCGTTGCAGGAGGCCGTGCCCTCGCGTGGCGTCCGTGGCTTCCTGCTGCAGAACCTGCGTCGCGACGCCGACGGACGGTGGGCGTGGGTCGCCAACCTCGATGCCCTGCGCAAGCACCTCGCCGACATCGGCGGGTGGCCGGACGAGTGGACCGAGGGCGTGGAGCCGTACGAAGGCCCTGTGCTCTGGATCGCCGGCGCCGACTCCCACTACGTCAAGGAGGAGTACGCCCCGGCCATGGAGGCGCTCTTCCCGCGGGTGCGGCGGGTGACCATCAAGAATGCCGGGCACTGGGTGCACTCCGAGCGGCCCGACGTCTTCGTCGAGGTGCTGGAGCGCTTCGTCAGCTGA